One segment of Haloplanus natans DSM 17983 DNA contains the following:
- a CDS encoding NAD(P)/FAD-dependent oxidoreductase, producing MTSQVVVLGSGYAGAGAVKQFEDVTDGTAELTWISEHDYHLVLHESHRVIRDTSVAPKITIPVDEIKSPETTFRQGHVAEIDVDDRTVHLDAGETVEYDYLLVALGSSTAFYGIEGLAEHSHTLKSLDDAREIHEDVAAAAADATRSDPAQVVVGGAGLSGIQSAGEIAAYRDEHRAPIDVTLVEGLDDVFPGNDPELQGALRKRLEEADVDIMCGEFVSKVDADTIYVGGGEDEEPTELDYDVFLWTGGITGQDELADAGVDKDDRSNRVYADNDFRTSDERVFAIGDTALIEQGPEEFAPPTAQAAWQAAEVAGENLFRATKNQSLRTWSYDDKGTLVSVGDEAVAHGVDVLPIDTFGGLGAETLKKFVAARWIADVSSIGRAIDAWSDM from the coding sequence ATGACCTCTCAGGTCGTCGTTCTCGGGTCCGGCTACGCCGGCGCGGGTGCCGTCAAACAGTTCGAAGACGTAACCGACGGAACCGCCGAGCTGACCTGGATCTCCGAGCACGACTATCATCTCGTCCTCCACGAGTCACACCGTGTCATCCGCGACACGAGCGTCGCCCCCAAGATCACGATTCCGGTCGACGAGATCAAATCCCCCGAGACGACGTTCCGGCAGGGTCACGTCGCCGAGATCGACGTCGACGACCGAACCGTCCACCTCGACGCCGGCGAGACGGTCGAGTACGACTACCTCCTCGTCGCGCTGGGGAGCAGCACCGCCTTCTACGGAATCGAGGGTCTCGCGGAACACTCCCACACACTCAAGAGCCTCGACGACGCCCGCGAAATCCACGAGGATGTGGCCGCGGCGGCGGCCGACGCCACCCGCTCCGATCCCGCACAGGTCGTCGTCGGCGGCGCCGGCCTCTCCGGCATCCAGTCGGCGGGCGAAATCGCCGCCTACCGCGACGAACACCGCGCCCCGATCGACGTGACGCTCGTCGAGGGTCTCGACGACGTGTTCCCCGGCAACGACCCCGAACTCCAGGGCGCGCTCCGCAAGCGCCTGGAGGAAGCCGACGTCGACATCATGTGTGGCGAGTTCGTCTCGAAGGTCGACGCCGACACCATCTACGTCGGCGGCGGGGAGGACGAGGAGCCGACCGAACTCGACTACGACGTGTTCCTCTGGACCGGCGGTATCACGGGGCAGGACGAACTCGCCGACGCCGGGGTCGACAAGGACGACCGGAGCAACCGAGTGTACGCCGACAACGACTTCCGGACGAGCGACGAGCGCGTGTTCGCCATCGGCGACACGGCGCTGATCGAACAGGGACCGGAGGAGTTCGCCCCGCCGACCGCACAGGCCGCGTGGCAGGCCGCGGAGGTGGCGGGCGAGAACCTCTTCCGGGCCACGAAAAACCAGTCGCTGCGGACGTGGAGCTACGACGACAAGGGGACGCTCGTCTCCGTCGGCGACGAGGCGGTCGCCCACGGGGTCGACGTGTTGCCGATCGACACGTTCGGCGGCCTCGGCGCCGAGACGCTCAAGAAGTTCGTCGCCGCGCGCTGGATCGCCGATGTCTCCTCCATCGGCCGGGCTATCGACGCCTGGTCGGATATGTGA
- the cdd gene encoding cytidine deaminase: MTDELIEAARSALEAAYVPYSDYTVGAALRTADGTVFTGCNIENANYSNSLHAEEVAVAEAVKNGHRAFDRLAVSSGARDGVTPCGMCRQTLAEFCRDDLPVICDEGGDSTTTYTLGELLPETIGPETLESANRPTDSD, translated from the coding sequence GTGACCGACGAACTCATCGAGGCGGCCCGTTCGGCCCTCGAGGCGGCGTACGTTCCGTACTCCGACTACACGGTCGGTGCGGCGCTTCGAACCGCCGACGGAACCGTGTTCACCGGCTGTAACATCGAGAACGCCAACTACAGCAACAGCCTCCACGCCGAGGAAGTCGCCGTCGCCGAGGCGGTCAAGAACGGCCACCGCGCGTTCGACCGCCTCGCCGTCTCCTCGGGCGCCCGCGACGGCGTCACGCCCTGTGGGATGTGTCGACAGACGCTCGCGGAGTTCTGTCGCGACGACCTGCCCGTGATCTGTGACGAAGGTGGCGACTCGACGACGACGTACACGCTCGGCGAACTGCTCCCCGAAACCATCGGTCCGGAAACGCTGGAATCAGCCAATCGTCCCACAGATTCCGATTAG
- a CDS encoding Rrf2 family transcriptional regulator, which translates to MSSIELTSSQKTILTALINLHRETEDAVKGEDIAEEVDRNPGTIRNQMQSLKALQLVEGVPGPKGGYKPTANAYEALDIDQMDEPAAVPLLHNGEPVDTANVGEIDLSSVHHPDLCRAEIYVQGSVREFHEGDKVRVGPTPLSKLVIDGTVDGKDDTDNILILRIDDMRAPAEEPAH; encoded by the coding sequence ATGTCATCAATCGAACTAACGTCGAGTCAGAAGACGATCCTCACGGCGCTCATCAACCTCCACCGTGAGACCGAGGACGCGGTGAAAGGGGAAGATATCGCGGAGGAAGTCGACCGAAACCCGGGGACGATCCGCAACCAGATGCAGAGTCTCAAAGCCCTCCAGCTCGTCGAAGGAGTACCGGGGCCGAAGGGTGGCTACAAGCCAACCGCGAACGCGTACGAGGCCCTCGACATCGACCAGATGGACGAACCGGCGGCCGTCCCCCTCCTCCACAACGGCGAACCGGTCGACACGGCAAACGTCGGCGAAATCGACCTCTCCTCCGTTCACCACCCCGATCTGTGCCGTGCCGAAATCTACGTGCAGGGCTCGGTCCGGGAGTTCCACGAGGGCGACAAGGTCCGTGTCGGGCCCACGCCGCTGTCGAAACTCGTCATCGACGGTACGGTCGACGGCAAGGACGACACCGACAACATCCTCATCCTCCGTATCGACGACATGCGAGCGCCGGCGGAGGAGCCGGCGCACTGA
- the gyrA gene encoding DNA gyrase subunit A, with amino-acid sequence MSSDVPGDAGDESFAAEVETARIEQEMEQSYIDYAMSVIAGRALPDARDGLKPVHRRILYAMQEAGVTARASHRKSSSVVGETMGDFHPHGDSAIYDALARMAQDFSMRAPLIDGQGNFGSIDGDPPAAMRYTESRMSPIAEELLADIGKDTVDFSPNYDGRKQEPDVLPAAFPNLLVNGSSGIAVGMSTNVPPHNLGEVIDATIHLIDDPDCTVEDLMDHVVGPDFPTGANIVGRNAIHKAYKTGRGRLRVRAEMEVSEDRIVVTELPYQANKSRLIERIADDVNEGKLDGVRDLRDESDRDGIRVVIELKRGANPEVVENQLLESHLETTFGVINLALVDGQPRVLDLKETLEVYLDHRREVVRRRSEYDLAEAEERAHILEGRLTALENADEVVELIQDAEDRDGAKASLRAAFDFSQDQVDHIVAMQLGSLTSMEAAEIEDEYADVQARIERLTEILDDESELLGVIEDELREIKAEYADERRTRIIEDMGEVTDEDLIPQEDTLVVVSEDDYIKRMSLSTFRAQNRGGKGIIGADLKEGDRVSSVFLANTHDYLLCFTNHGQVYKLKTYQVPEMSRTARGKSAVNLLDLDDGEEIEAVVDCESLEEGAGRYLTMATRSGRVKRTAVEEFGNILSTGIRAIRLEEGDELVDVELTDGTHDLIVASAGGMSIRFAESEVRPMGRDTRGVGGIKLEGSDHVVGLAAVDPDEHDWVLTVTDNGYGKRTAIDAYRQQSRYGKGLIDIKTNERNGPACAIDAVGPGDHLVVMSEDGQIMRTPVEDVSAVGRNTMGVIVMDLHEGDSVASVAVLPADRGADGDEAEDEVDS; translated from the coding sequence AGGAGATGGAGCAGTCCTATATCGACTACGCGATGTCTGTCATCGCGGGACGAGCCCTGCCGGACGCCCGCGACGGCCTCAAGCCCGTCCACCGGCGCATCCTCTATGCCATGCAGGAGGCGGGCGTCACCGCCCGCGCCTCCCACCGGAAGTCCTCCTCCGTCGTCGGCGAGACGATGGGTGATTTCCACCCGCACGGGGACAGCGCCATCTACGACGCCCTCGCCCGGATGGCTCAGGATTTCTCGATGCGCGCGCCGCTGATCGATGGTCAGGGCAACTTCGGCTCCATCGACGGCGACCCGCCGGCAGCCATGCGATACACCGAATCCCGGATGTCGCCCATCGCCGAGGAGTTGCTGGCCGACATCGGGAAAGACACTGTCGACTTCTCGCCCAACTACGACGGCCGCAAGCAGGAACCCGACGTGTTGCCGGCGGCCTTCCCCAACCTGCTGGTCAACGGTTCCTCGGGCATCGCGGTCGGGATGTCGACGAACGTCCCGCCGCACAACCTCGGCGAGGTGATCGACGCGACGATCCACCTCATCGACGATCCGGACTGCACCGTCGAGGACCTGATGGACCACGTCGTCGGCCCCGACTTCCCGACGGGCGCGAACATCGTCGGCCGCAACGCCATCCACAAGGCGTACAAGACGGGTCGTGGACGGCTGCGCGTCCGCGCCGAGATGGAGGTGAGCGAGGACCGCATCGTCGTCACCGAACTCCCCTATCAGGCGAACAAGTCCCGGCTCATCGAGCGTATCGCCGACGACGTGAACGAGGGCAAACTCGACGGCGTACGCGATCTGCGCGACGAGTCCGACCGCGACGGCATCCGTGTCGTCATCGAACTCAAGCGGGGCGCAAACCCCGAAGTGGTCGAGAACCAGTTGCTGGAATCGCATCTGGAGACCACCTTCGGCGTGATCAACCTTGCCCTGGTCGACGGGCAACCGCGGGTGCTCGACCTCAAGGAGACCCTCGAAGTCTACCTCGATCACCGCCGCGAGGTCGTGCGTCGCCGAAGCGAGTACGACCTCGCCGAGGCGGAAGAGCGCGCACACATCCTCGAGGGGCGGCTGACGGCGCTGGAGAACGCCGACGAGGTGGTCGAACTCATCCAGGACGCCGAGGACCGCGACGGCGCGAAAGCGTCGCTCCGGGCCGCCTTCGACTTCTCTCAGGACCAGGTCGATCACATCGTCGCGATGCAACTCGGCAGCCTCACGTCGATGGAAGCCGCGGAGATCGAAGACGAGTACGCGGACGTACAGGCCCGGATCGAGCGGCTGACCGAGATTCTGGACGACGAATCCGAACTGCTCGGCGTCATCGAGGACGAACTCCGCGAGATCAAAGCCGAGTACGCCGACGAGCGTCGAACCCGGATCATCGAGGATATGGGTGAGGTGACCGACGAGGACCTCATCCCGCAGGAGGACACCCTCGTCGTCGTCAGCGAGGACGACTACATCAAGCGGATGTCGCTGTCGACGTTCCGGGCGCAGAACCGCGGCGGGAAAGGAATCATCGGCGCGGATCTGAAGGAGGGCGACCGCGTCTCGTCGGTCTTCCTCGCCAACACCCACGACTACCTGCTCTGTTTCACCAACCACGGGCAGGTGTACAAGCTGAAGACGTATCAGGTACCGGAGATGAGCCGAACGGCGAGGGGCAAGTCGGCGGTGAACCTGCTGGATCTGGACGACGGCGAGGAGATCGAGGCCGTCGTCGACTGCGAGAGTCTGGAAGAAGGCGCCGGCCGCTACCTGACGATGGCGACCCGGAGCGGCCGGGTGAAGCGAACGGCCGTCGAGGAGTTCGGTAACATCCTCTCGACGGGTATCCGCGCCATCCGCTTGGAGGAGGGCGACGAACTCGTCGACGTGGAGCTAACCGATGGCACCCACGACCTGATCGTCGCCAGCGCCGGCGGCATGAGCATCCGCTTTGCCGAGTCCGAGGTGCGGCCGATGGGGCGGGACACCCGCGGCGTCGGCGGCATCAAGCTGGAGGGATCGGATCACGTCGTCGGTCTCGCGGCCGTCGATCCCGACGAGCACGACTGGGTGCTCACCGTCACCGACAACGGCTACGGCAAGCGGACGGCCATCGACGCCTACCGCCAGCAGTCCCGGTACGGCAAGGGCCTCATCGACATCAAGACGAACGAACGCAACGGGCCGGCGTGTGCCATCGACGCCGTCGGCCCCGGCGATCACCTCGTCGTCATGAGCGAGGACGGCCAGATCATGCGCACGCCCGTCGAGGACGTCTCGGCCGTCGGCCGAAACACGATGGGCGTCATCGTGATGGACTTACACGAGGGAGATTCGGTGGCGTCGGTGGCCGTGCTCCCGGCGGATCGGGGGGCGGACGGTGACGAGGCCGAGGACGAGGTCGACTCCTGA
- a CDS encoding nucleoside phosphorylase, translating to MTSDADDRQYHLDIVPGDVADTVLLPGDPDRVDIVTDRWDDAEMVAEHREYRTATGTYAGAPLSVTSTGIGSPSTAIAVEELARVGAETFLRVGSCGALQPDMDVGDLVITTGAVRGEGTSEEYVREDYPAVADHAVVSALVAAAERLGYDYHCGVTMSTDSFYAGQAREGFDGFEAAGSESLLDDLRAANVKNVEMEASSILTLATLYGLRAGAVCSVFANRSTGEFRTEGEGRAAEVGSLAAALLHEMDDRRADAGADAWHADLSL from the coding sequence ATGACGAGCGACGCGGACGACCGACAGTACCACCTCGACATCGTGCCCGGCGACGTCGCCGACACCGTCCTCCTCCCCGGCGACCCCGACCGCGTAGACATCGTCACAGACCGCTGGGACGACGCCGAGATGGTCGCCGAACACCGCGAATACCGCACCGCGACGGGCACGTACGCGGGCGCCCCCCTCTCGGTCACGTCGACCGGTATCGGGAGCCCCTCGACCGCCATCGCGGTCGAAGAACTCGCCCGCGTCGGCGCCGAGACGTTCCTCCGGGTGGGGTCCTGTGGTGCCCTCCAACCCGACATGGACGTGGGTGACCTCGTGATCACCACCGGCGCCGTGCGAGGCGAGGGGACGAGCGAGGAGTACGTCCGCGAGGACTACCCCGCCGTCGCCGACCACGCGGTCGTCTCGGCGCTCGTCGCGGCCGCCGAGCGTCTCGGCTACGACTACCACTGCGGCGTGACGATGAGCACCGACAGCTTCTACGCCGGCCAGGCCCGGGAGGGGTTCGACGGGTTCGAGGCCGCCGGCAGCGAGTCGTTGCTCGACGACCTTCGCGCCGCGAACGTCAAAAACGTCGAGATGGAGGCGAGTTCGATCCTCACGCTCGCGACCCTGTACGGCCTCCGTGCTGGCGCGGTGTGTTCCGTCTTCGCCAACCGATCGACGGGCGAGTTCCGGACGGAGGGCGAGGGCCGGGCCGCGGAAGTCGGGAGCCTCGCTGCCGCGCTCCTCCACGAGATGGACGACCGGCGGGCCGACGCCGGCGCCGACGCGTGGCACGCCGACCTCTCGCTGTAG
- a CDS encoding NAD-dependent epimerase/dehydratase family protein, translating into MRGKRVLVTGGAGFIGSNLANRLAADNEVIALDDCHLGTPENLDDDVRFVDGSVLDENLPTDVDVLVHLAAYSSYTMVEENKREATRVNVEGFVNTVEQAREDGCDTVVYASTSSIYGSRTEPSPENMAVEARTCYEASKLARERYGEYFGNHYDVTLAGLRFFSVYQGYGGAEEHKGEYANTVAQFADAIANGEAPVLFGDGSQTRDFTHVDDVARALELAADHELQGVYNVGTGESYDFNTMVAMINDELGTDIDPEYVENPLPVYVHDTMADATKLREATGWEPEVGFEDGVARVCDPYREA; encoded by the coding sequence ATGAGAGGCAAGCGCGTCCTCGTCACTGGCGGGGCCGGATTCATCGGCTCGAACCTGGCGAACCGACTGGCCGCCGACAACGAGGTTATCGCCCTCGACGACTGCCACCTCGGCACGCCCGAGAACCTCGACGACGACGTTCGGTTCGTCGACGGGAGCGTCCTCGACGAAAATCTGCCGACCGACGTGGATGTCCTCGTTCATCTCGCCGCCTACTCCTCCTATACGATGGTCGAGGAGAACAAACGCGAGGCCACCCGCGTCAACGTCGAGGGGTTCGTCAACACCGTCGAACAGGCCCGCGAGGACGGCTGTGACACCGTCGTCTACGCCTCCACCTCCTCTATCTACGGCTCGCGCACCGAACCGTCCCCGGAGAATATGGCCGTCGAAGCGCGCACCTGCTACGAGGCGTCGAAGCTCGCACGAGAGCGCTACGGCGAGTACTTCGGCAACCACTACGACGTGACGCTGGCCGGCCTCCGATTTTTTTCGGTGTATCAGGGTTACGGCGGCGCGGAAGAGCACAAAGGCGAGTACGCCAACACCGTCGCGCAGTTCGCCGACGCCATCGCGAACGGCGAAGCACCCGTGCTGTTCGGCGACGGGTCTCAAACACGGGATTTCACCCACGTCGACGACGTGGCGCGGGCGCTCGAACTCGCCGCCGACCACGAGTTGCAGGGGGTCTACAACGTCGGTACCGGCGAGAGCTACGATTTCAACACGATGGTTGCGATGATCAACGACGAACTCGGCACCGATATCGACCCCGAGTACGTCGAGAACCCCCTGCCCGTCTACGTCCACGACACGATGGCCGACGCGACAAAACTCCGCGAGGCGACGGGCTGGGAGCCCGAGGTGGGGTTCGAGGACGGGGTCGCGCGGGTGTGTGACCCCTACCGCGAGGCCTGA